In Phocoena sinus isolate mPhoSin1 chromosome 10, mPhoSin1.pri, whole genome shotgun sequence, a single genomic region encodes these proteins:
- the LOC116760934 gene encoding heterogeneous nuclear ribonucleoprotein A1-like → MSKSESPKEPEQLRKLFIGGLGFETTDESLRSHFEQWGTLTDCVVMRDPNTKRSRGFGFVTYATVEEVDAAMNARPHKVDGRVVEPKRAVSREDSQRPGAHLTVKKIFGIKEDTEEHHLRDYFEQYGKIEVIEIMTDRGSGKKRGFAFVTFDDHDSVDKIVIQKYHTVNGHNCEVRKALSKQEMASASSSQRGRSGSGNFGGGRGGGFGGNDNFGRGGNFSGRGGFGCSRGGGGYGGSGDGYNGFGNDGSNFGGGGSYNDFGSYNNQSSNFGPMKGGNFGGRSSGPYGGGGQYFAKP, encoded by the coding sequence ATGTCTAAGTCAGAGTCACCCAAAGAGCCCGAACAGCTGCGGAAGCTCTTCATCGGAGGTTTGGGCTTTGAAACAACCGATGAGAGTCTGAGGAGCCATTTTGAGCAGTGGGGAACGCTCACAGATTGTGTGGTAATGAGGGATCCAAACACCAAGCGCTCCAGAGGCTTCGGGTTTGTCACATATGCCACTGTGGAGGAGGTGGATGCGGCCATGAATGCAAGGCCACACAAGGTGGATGGAAGAGTTGTGGAACCAAAGAGGGCGGTCTCAAGAGAAGATTCTCAAAGACCTGGTGCCCACTTaactgtgaaaaagatttttggcattaaagaagacactgaagaacaTCATCTAAGAGATTATTTTGAACAGTATGGGAAAATTGAAGTGATTGAAATCATGACTGACCGAGGCAGTGGCAAAAAGAGAGGCTTTGCTTTTGTAACCTTTGATGACCATGACTCTGTAGACAAGATTGTCATTCAGAAATACCACACTGTGAATGGCCACAACTGTGAAGTAAGGAAAGCCCTATCTAAGCAAGAGATGGCTAGTGCTTCATCCAGCCAAAGAGGTCGAAGTGGTTCTGGAAACTTTGGTGGTGGTCGTGGAGGTGGTTTTGGTGGGAATGACAACTTTGGTCGTGGAGGAAACTTCAGCGGTCGAGGTGGCTTTGGTTGCAGCCGCGGTGGTGGTGGAtatggtggcagtggggatggctaTAATGGATTTGGTAATGATGGAAGCAATTTTGGAGGTGGTGGAAGCTACAATGATTTTGGCAGTTACAACAATCAGTCTTCAAATTTTGGACCCAtgaaaggaggaaactttggaggCAGAAGTTCTGGCCCCTATGGTGGTGGAGGCCAATACTTTGCCAAACCCTGA